One genomic segment of Rivularia sp. PCC 7116 includes these proteins:
- the mrdA gene encoding penicillin-binding protein 2, with amino-acid sequence MSLLQLPSIGNKKDARTVGKGPQSIFLILFTLFLTTGILSRLAYLQVVKGENFSKRAEDNRVRLILRQPERGNVFDRNGKLLATTRYPHSVYLWPMAHEKESWETVGSRLSEILGIPQQEIKKQLEEAGPNSSSLVRIARDINIQQITALQEYESDLPGVEINREAVRYYPHGAQLAHVLGYTRELTAEQLAKKKKDGYRLGDVIGQMGVERAFETTLRGEWGGQQVEVDGKGRPLKVLGVKQAKPGQDISLTIDLDLQKAAYKALQGRTGTIVALDPNNGGILAMVSYPAFDPNVFSKQNPKPKELEAILLGKQHPMLNRAFRAYPPASTFKVVTIAAGLESGKFSPNTVLQTYGYRIFGGHRFNEWNHAGFGPLNFSGALAWSSDTFFYQVGARIGGEQLIKWTKKFGFGSQTGSEFSFSESRGFVPDNAYQRKLWKRDWTVGDSVNMSIGQGALLATPLQVARMFAIPANNGYLVKPHVLKDNEEKKKWRENIGMKPSTTKMIQRGLREVITDGTAKLMNSPTLPPVAGKTGTAEAWKPNRVKANHAWFGAYAPVDKPEVVILAFAEHSGGGGGAVAAPMVKQVMEDYFSRKYPGKYKKAEEKKAQ; translated from the coding sequence ATGAGCTTATTACAATTACCATCAATCGGCAATAAAAAAGATGCGCGTACCGTAGGAAAAGGTCCTCAATCTATATTTTTAATATTATTTACCTTATTCCTAACTACGGGAATATTAAGTCGATTGGCATATTTACAAGTAGTTAAAGGAGAAAACTTTAGTAAGCGAGCCGAAGATAACCGCGTTCGTTTGATTTTGCGTCAGCCCGAACGAGGTAATGTTTTTGATAGAAACGGTAAACTTTTAGCCACCACTCGCTATCCTCACTCCGTGTATTTGTGGCCTATGGCACACGAGAAAGAGTCATGGGAAACAGTGGGTTCGCGTTTATCTGAAATTCTCGGTATTCCCCAACAAGAAATTAAAAAACAATTAGAAGAAGCTGGCCCCAATTCTTCTTCATTAGTAAGAATTGCTCGCGATATCAATATTCAGCAAATTACAGCTTTACAAGAATACGAAAGCGATTTACCAGGTGTAGAAATTAATAGAGAAGCTGTTCGTTACTATCCTCACGGCGCACAACTAGCTCACGTACTCGGCTACACTCGCGAACTGACCGCAGAGCAGTTGGCAAAGAAAAAGAAAGACGGCTACCGTCTCGGAGACGTAATCGGACAGATGGGTGTAGAAAGAGCATTTGAAACTACTTTACGAGGAGAATGGGGCGGTCAACAGGTAGAAGTTGACGGTAAAGGTCGTCCCCTCAAAGTATTGGGAGTAAAACAAGCAAAACCCGGACAAGATATCTCATTGACTATAGACCTAGATTTGCAAAAAGCCGCCTATAAAGCTTTGCAGGGACGTACCGGTACAATTGTCGCTCTCGATCCCAACAACGGCGGCATATTAGCAATGGTGTCTTATCCAGCATTTGACCCCAACGTATTTTCCAAACAAAATCCTAAACCCAAAGAGTTAGAAGCGATACTCTTAGGAAAACAGCATCCCATGCTAAATCGTGCCTTTAGAGCTTATCCTCCTGCAAGTACTTTTAAAGTAGTGACTATAGCAGCAGGTTTAGAATCGGGTAAATTTTCTCCAAATACGGTACTGCAAACCTACGGTTATAGAATTTTTGGCGGACACCGTTTTAACGAATGGAACCATGCTGGATTTGGTCCCTTAAATTTTTCAGGAGCTTTAGCTTGGAGTAGCGACACATTCTTTTATCAAGTAGGTGCCAGAATCGGCGGCGAGCAATTAATCAAATGGACCAAAAAATTTGGATTCGGTTCGCAAACAGGTTCGGAATTTTCATTCAGCGAATCAAGAGGATTTGTACCAGATAACGCTTATCAACGAAAATTGTGGAAACGCGATTGGACAGTAGGGGATTCAGTGAATATGTCCATCGGGCAAGGAGCATTACTAGCTACACCTTTACAAGTAGCAAGAATGTTCGCCATTCCAGCAAACAACGGTTACTTAGTCAAACCCCACGTTCTTAAAGACAACGAAGAGAAAAAGAAGTGGCGGGAAAACATTGGGATGAAGCCTTCAACCACAAAAATGATTCAAAGAGGATTGCGAGAAGTAATTACAGATGGTACGGCTAAGTTAATGAACTCGCCAACACTTCCTCCAGTCGCAGGAAAAACCGGAACAGCCGAAGCCTGGAAACCCAACCGCGTCAAAGCAAATCATGCTTGGTTCGGCGCATACGCACCTGTAGACAAACCTGAAGTTGTCATATTAGCATTCGCAGAACACTCCGGAGGTGGTGGAGGTGCAGTCGCCGCACCAATGGTAAAACAAGTTATGGAAGATTACTTCAGCCGTAAATATCCCGGTAAGTATAAAAAAGCTGAAGAGAAGAAGGCTCAGTAA
- a CDS encoding tetratricopeptide repeat protein gives MVIVLMLFSFPAGALGLPQGSSQDLFKLGISQLENDEYTTAIENFTQAIEINPNYAKAYYNRCLAFLNSSDYQHAIADCDTALEQSPDFFEAYLNRGLAYYNLQLPAAAIADFNYFLSIFPDDFRAYYDRGLAYFDEEIYQKAVGDYSRALELIPPTNTQHIAAIYNNLGLTYLQLDEFELAIKDFSQAISAGVEDASYYCNRGYAFRQLEKYKQAIDDFTESIRLNRRQSAAYIGRGFAFYSSGKQQEAREDFLQAAEYFRDCGKMQQFHQIVYLIKIIRHKSPFIYKALLT, from the coding sequence ATGGTTATCGTACTTATGCTATTTTCCTTTCCAGCAGGAGCTTTAGGATTACCACAGGGTAGCTCGCAAGACTTATTTAAATTAGGTATCAGTCAACTTGAAAATGATGAATATACCACAGCTATTGAAAATTTTACCCAAGCAATTGAGATTAATCCCAATTACGCTAAAGCTTATTACAATCGCTGCTTGGCTTTCTTAAACTCTTCAGATTATCAACACGCCATAGCAGACTGCGATACGGCTTTAGAACAAAGCCCCGATTTTTTTGAAGCTTACCTAAATCGGGGTTTAGCATATTACAACTTACAACTACCCGCAGCTGCCATCGCTGATTTTAATTACTTTCTGTCTATTTTTCCGGATGACTTCCGAGCCTATTATGACAGAGGTTTGGCATATTTCGACGAAGAAATCTATCAAAAAGCAGTTGGCGATTACAGCAGAGCATTAGAGCTGATTCCTCCAACAAATACTCAGCATATTGCAGCAATATACAACAACTTAGGGTTGACGTATCTGCAATTGGATGAATTTGAATTAGCTATCAAAGATTTTTCTCAAGCAATTTCAGCAGGCGTAGAAGATGCTAGCTATTATTGCAATCGGGGTTATGCTTTTCGTCAATTAGAAAAATACAAGCAGGCGATTGATGATTTTACCGAATCAATTCGACTCAATCGCAGACAAAGCGCGGCTTATATTGGTAGAGGTTTTGCTTTTTATAGCAGTGGTAAACAACAAGAAGCTCGTGAAGATTTTCTGCAAGCTGCCGAATACTTTCGCGATTGCGGAAAAATGCAGCAATTCCATCAAATTGTTTATCTAATTAAAATTATTCGCCATAAATCACCTTTTATTTATAAGGCTTTATTGACTTAA
- the petJ gene encoding cytochrome c6 PetJ yields the protein MRKILSIVFLVIPLLFFTYACGEETQATEAPRIEQIAPAVRNAVEKAKTAVETATSKVAEAVKVTEEPVVEAVEPVETEVVVAVAPVVMAASHEEGAQLFKQNCAACHAGGGNLVAANKTLKKEALEKYDMYSKEAIVYQVTNGKNAMPAFGKRLSSEQIESLAGYVLAQADKGW from the coding sequence ATGAGAAAAATACTATCTATTGTATTTCTAGTAATACCTCTATTGTTTTTTACTTACGCTTGTGGTGAAGAGACTCAAGCTACAGAAGCTCCTAGAATTGAACAAATTGCTCCAGCTGTACGTAACGCTGTTGAAAAAGCCAAAACAGCGGTTGAAACTGCAACAAGTAAAGTCGCTGAAGCTGTGAAAGTTACTGAGGAGCCTGTTGTTGAAGCAGTTGAACCTGTAGAGACAGAAGTAGTAGTAGCGGTTGCACCTGTAGTAATGGCTGCTTCTCACGAAGAAGGTGCCCAGCTTTTCAAGCAGAATTGTGCGGCTTGTCACGCAGGTGGAGGAAACCTGGTAGCTGCAAACAAAACCTTGAAAAAGGAGGCTCTTGAAAAGTACGACATGTATTCAAAAGAAGCAATTGTTTACCAAGTCACTAATGGTAAAAATGCAATGCCAGCTTTTGGAAAACGTTTATCTTCCGAACAGATAGAAAGTCTTGCTGGATATGTTTTAGCTCAAGCTGATAAAGGTTGGTAA
- a CDS encoding pentapeptide repeat-containing protein has protein sequence MKFWQVLTGFVLAIVVLLYPLSAEAASSSSISRAAGNELSGKDLSGQSLVGEEYATLSLEDTNFSNADMRGAVFNGSLLENSNLHGVDFTDGIAYLSNFKDSDLSDAIFTNAMMLRTIFRNVDVTGADFSGAILDRVEVKKLCETASGVNSKTGVSTRASLECK, from the coding sequence ATGAAATTTTGGCAAGTGTTAACTGGCTTTGTTTTAGCTATCGTGGTGCTTTTATACCCTTTGTCGGCAGAGGCTGCAAGTTCTTCTAGTATTTCCCGTGCGGCTGGAAATGAACTATCTGGTAAAGATTTATCCGGTCAAAGTTTAGTAGGAGAAGAGTACGCTACTTTGAGTTTGGAAGATACTAATTTTAGCAATGCTGATATGCGCGGCGCTGTTTTTAACGGTTCATTATTAGAAAACTCAAATTTGCACGGTGTTGATTTCACCGATGGCATAGCTTATTTATCAAACTTTAAGGATTCCGATTTAAGTGATGCAATTTTTACTAATGCAATGATGTTACGTACTATTTTTCGTAATGTTGATGTCACGGGTGCCGATTTTAGCGGTGCAATTTTAGACCGTGTTGAAGTGAAAAAACTTTGCGAAACCGCAAGTGGAGTTAATTCCAAAACTGGCGTATCAACTCGCGCTTCTTTGGAATGTAAGTAA
- a CDS encoding peptidoglycan-binding protein, giving the protein MTVLGLLVASFITQGQPFLPTFSAQASFQSKTVQQDSISNQHLSALVVRIDSKSNLSSSNNKYQKILIILSNKIFRNGSYKSINKRRYPRKITYSPSLTNCSTNVPPVLKTSFGLIPKKEWDMPQTPLYDAEQRLLAQYYRGRQLPVLRYGNTGNAVRVLQTLLMYNRYRVRVTGDFDVITEAAVKAFQSNRRLAADGIVGSRTWRELTRYATIYSKRDPMEIPMFGNEPLLPWQRSFRGNLAESTLSI; this is encoded by the coding sequence ATGACCGTACTGGGTTTGCTGGTGGCAAGCTTTATAACGCAGGGGCAACCGTTTCTGCCTACATTTTCGGCTCAAGCTAGCTTCCAATCGAAGACAGTTCAGCAAGATTCAATTTCTAATCAACATTTGTCTGCTTTGGTCGTTCGTATAGACAGTAAATCCAACTTGTCATCCTCTAATAATAAGTATCAAAAAATACTTATTATTTTGTCGAATAAAATTTTCCGTAATGGTTCTTACAAATCAATAAACAAGCGAAGGTATCCCAGAAAAATAACTTACTCTCCTTCATTAACAAATTGTTCTACAAATGTTCCGCCTGTTTTAAAGACAAGCTTTGGGCTTATCCCTAAAAAAGAATGGGATATGCCACAAACGCCTTTATATGATGCAGAGCAGCGTTTACTAGCACAGTATTATCGAGGTCGTCAGCTACCAGTATTGCGTTATGGCAATACTGGTAATGCCGTTCGAGTATTACAAACACTGTTAATGTATAACCGCTACCGCGTGCGTGTAACCGGGGATTTTGATGTAATAACAGAAGCGGCAGTAAAAGCTTTTCAGTCAAATCGAAGATTGGCAGCAGATGGAATAGTTGGATCTCGGACTTGGCGAGAACTAACAAGATACGCAACAATCTATTCAAAAAGAGACCCGATGGAAATTCCCATGTTTGGCAACGAGCCGCTTTTGCCTTGGCAAAGAAGCTTTCGAGGGAATTTAGCCGAGTCTACTTTGAGTATTTAA
- a CDS encoding PotD/PotF family extracellular solute-binding protein: protein MVKRRKFCTGLAALSGLITASCGWRLGDVRASSLVNSALDELYLYTWTQYTDKKLLKTFSAQTGIKVLADVYDANEVMLAKLQASGGGTYSLIYPSDYMVKKMVNKGLLKKIERQKLFGLDNLFSRFQNPEYDQENTYSVPMSWGTTGFIYNSEKLETPPQDWDYLWQNQKKLSKRITLLNDAREVIGGVLKMLGYSYNSQSGKQIQQAYEKLQVLKPDIAAFSTDAWRNQILSGDLVLAMCYSSDAFLITRDNPKLKYITPKSGSSLWTDTIAIPITTSNIDGAYEWINFMLKPEVAARMSQRLGVATPNQAGFELLPEKIQNNPTLFPPENILEKCERLSPVGEFEEVYERYWTQLTSS, encoded by the coding sequence ATGGTTAAAAGAAGAAAATTTTGTACGGGGCTAGCTGCACTTTCTGGACTCATCACTGCAAGTTGTGGTTGGAGATTAGGGGACGTGAGAGCATCTTCTCTAGTAAATAGTGCGCTAGATGAATTGTATCTTTATACATGGACTCAATACACCGATAAAAAATTATTAAAAACCTTTAGCGCTCAAACTGGTATCAAAGTGCTTGCAGATGTATACGATGCTAATGAAGTAATGCTAGCAAAGTTACAAGCAAGTGGTGGTGGCACATATAGCTTAATTTATCCATCTGACTATATGGTCAAAAAGATGGTCAATAAAGGATTGTTGAAAAAAATAGAACGTCAAAAGTTATTCGGCTTAGATAATTTGTTCTCAAGATTTCAAAATCCCGAATACGACCAAGAAAATACTTATAGCGTACCGATGAGTTGGGGTACCACTGGCTTTATTTATAATTCTGAAAAACTTGAAACACCACCTCAAGATTGGGATTATCTCTGGCAAAACCAGAAAAAACTTTCTAAACGAATTACTTTGCTAAATGATGCCAGAGAAGTAATTGGTGGTGTTTTAAAAATGTTGGGCTATTCTTATAATTCGCAGTCGGGAAAGCAGATTCAACAAGCTTATGAAAAACTGCAAGTTTTGAAACCTGATATCGCTGCTTTTAGTACTGATGCATGGCGCAATCAAATCTTGTCAGGAGATTTAGTTTTAGCAATGTGTTATTCATCAGATGCTTTTCTGATAACTAGAGATAACCCTAAGTTGAAATATATTACACCTAAAAGCGGCTCTTCGTTATGGACTGATACGATTGCAATTCCTATAACTACTAGTAATATAGATGGTGCTTATGAATGGATCAATTTTATGCTGAAGCCAGAAGTTGCAGCACGCATGAGTCAACGTTTGGGTGTTGCGACTCCAAATCAAGCTGGTTTTGAATTATTGCCCGAAAAAATTCAAAATAATCCGACTTTATTTCCACCCGAAAATATTTTAGAAAAATGCGAACGCCTTAGTCCTGTCGGAGAGTTTGAAGAAGTTTATGAGCGCTATTGGACTCAATTAACGAGTAGTTAA
- a CDS encoding sucrose synthase → MSELIQTILDSEEKSDFRSFLSDLRQQENSYLLRNDILNSYREYCSKYKKSEEFYTTSNLSKLIYYTQEIIREESSFCFIIRPKIACQEVFRLTDELNIENLTTKELLNVRDRFVNKFNPQEGDLLELDFAPFYDYSPQIRDPKNIGKGVEYLNRYLSSKLFADSKQWLESLFNFLQLHQYNGVQLLINSSLKSQQHLSQQLKKAIDFVGNRPKEESYENFRFQLQTMGFEPGWGNTAARVLETLNILDELMDSPDPKILEAFISRVPMIFKIVLVSSHGWFAQEGVLGRPDTGGQVVYVLDQAKSLEIQLQEDAQLAGLETLNVQPKVIILTRLIPNSDGTLCNQRLEKVHGTQNAWILRVPFREYNPNMTQNWISRFEIWPYLETFAIDAEKELLAEFQGRPDLIVGNYTDGNLVAFLLSRRLKVTQCNVAHALEKSKYLFSNLYWQDLEDKYHFSLQFTADLIAMNAANFVISSTYQEIVGTPDSVGQYESYQCFTMPDLYHVANGIELFSPKFNVVPPGVNENCFFPYSRKEERIESDRQRLEEMVFTLEDPTQVFGKLDDPNKRPLFSMARLDRIKNLTGLAECFGQSQELQEGCNLILVAGKLRVEESGDNEERDEIIKLYDAIEKYNLHGKIRWLGVRLSKADSGEVYRVIADRKGIFVQPALFEAFGLTILESMISGLPTFGTQFGGPLEIIQDTVNGFYINPTNLENTASKILDFIAKCQQNPNYWNEISQAGIDRVYSTYTWKIHVNKLLTLARIYGFWNFTSKEKREDLLRYLESLFYLMYKPRAQQQLEQHQYR, encoded by the coding sequence ATGTCAGAACTAATTCAAACAATCTTAGATAGTGAAGAAAAGAGTGATTTTCGGTCTTTTTTAAGCGATTTACGGCAACAGGAAAATAGTTATTTATTGCGTAACGACATACTTAATTCTTATCGAGAATATTGTTCAAAATATAAAAAGAGCGAAGAATTTTACACAACTTCAAATTTAAGCAAACTGATTTACTATACTCAAGAAATTATTCGAGAAGAATCTAGCTTTTGTTTTATTATTCGTCCTAAAATTGCTTGTCAAGAAGTCTTCCGGTTGACGGACGAGTTGAATATTGAGAATTTAACGACAAAAGAACTTTTAAACGTGCGCGACCGTTTTGTCAATAAATTTAATCCTCAAGAAGGTGATTTACTAGAATTAGATTTTGCTCCTTTTTACGATTATTCTCCTCAAATTCGCGACCCCAAAAATATCGGAAAAGGAGTCGAATATCTTAACCGCTACCTTTCTAGCAAACTATTTGCAGATTCCAAGCAATGGTTAGAAAGTTTATTTAATTTTCTACAGTTGCATCAATATAATGGCGTTCAACTGTTAATAAATAGTAGTCTAAAATCCCAACAGCATCTTTCTCAACAACTTAAAAAGGCTATAGATTTTGTCGGCAATCGTCCTAAAGAAGAATCTTACGAGAATTTTCGCTTTCAATTGCAAACAATGGGGTTTGAACCAGGATGGGGTAATACCGCTGCTCGGGTTTTAGAGACTTTAAATATTCTTGACGAGTTGATGGATTCTCCAGATCCCAAAATTTTGGAAGCCTTTATTTCGCGGGTTCCCATGATTTTTAAAATCGTCTTGGTATCTTCTCACGGTTGGTTTGCTCAAGAGGGAGTTTTAGGTCGTCCGGATACCGGTGGGCAAGTAGTTTATGTTCTCGATCAAGCCAAAAGTCTGGAAATACAACTCCAGGAAGATGCACAACTTGCTGGTTTAGAAACATTAAACGTTCAGCCAAAAGTAATTATTCTGACTCGTTTAATTCCTAACAGCGATGGTACTCTTTGCAATCAACGTTTAGAAAAGGTTCACGGTACTCAAAATGCCTGGATTTTAAGGGTTCCTTTCCGGGAATACAATCCTAACATGACTCAAAACTGGATTTCCCGGTTTGAGATTTGGCCTTACTTAGAAACTTTTGCTATTGATGCGGAAAAAGAACTATTGGCAGAGTTTCAAGGTAGACCAGATTTAATTGTTGGTAACTATACTGATGGCAATTTAGTTGCATTTCTGTTATCGCGTCGCCTAAAAGTCACTCAATGCAACGTAGCCCATGCTTTAGAAAAATCGAAATATCTATTTAGTAACTTATATTGGCAGGACTTAGAAGATAAGTATCATTTCTCTTTACAATTCACTGCCGACTTAATTGCGATGAATGCAGCTAACTTTGTGATTAGCTCCACTTATCAAGAAATTGTCGGAACACCCGATAGTGTAGGACAGTATGAATCCTATCAATGCTTTACGATGCCGGATTTGTATCATGTGGCAAATGGGATTGAACTATTTAGCCCCAAATTTAATGTAGTACCCCCAGGAGTAAACGAAAATTGCTTCTTTCCTTATTCGCGAAAAGAAGAACGGATTGAAAGCGATCGCCAAAGATTAGAAGAAATGGTCTTTACCTTAGAAGATCCAACTCAGGTATTTGGTAAACTTGATGACCCCAACAAACGTCCTTTATTCTCAATGGCTCGTTTGGATAGAATTAAGAACCTTACAGGTTTAGCAGAATGTTTTGGTCAAAGCCAGGAATTACAAGAGGGCTGTAATTTAATTTTAGTCGCGGGTAAATTACGCGTTGAAGAATCGGGAGATAACGAAGAAAGAGACGAAATCATCAAGCTTTACGATGCGATAGAAAAATACAATCTCCACGGAAAAATTCGCTGGTTGGGCGTGCGCTTATCCAAAGCCGATTCTGGTGAAGTTTACCGAGTAATAGCCGATCGTAAAGGAATATTTGTTCAACCCGCATTGTTTGAAGCTTTCGGTTTAACAATTTTAGAATCTATGATTTCAGGGCTACCAACTTTTGGAACTCAATTTGGCGGACCTTTAGAGATTATTCAGGATACAGTAAATGGATTTTATATAAATCCGACAAATTTAGAAAATACAGCCAGCAAAATATTGGATTTTATTGCTAAATGCCAACAAAATCCTAACTATTGGAATGAAATTTCTCAAGCTGGTATAGATAGAGTTTATAGTACTTATACTTGGAAAATTCACGTTAACAAACTACTAACTTTAGCGCGAATTTATGGCTTTTGGAACTTTACTTCCAAAGAAAAAAGGGAAGACCTATTACGCTATCTAGAATCATTATTCTACTTAATGTATAAACCAAGAGCGCAACAACAACTCGAACAGCATCAATATCGCTAA
- a CDS encoding ABC transporter ATP-binding protein, whose protein sequence is MSQTITQQQEDMTTFESLDVELSGVFKFFNKEPVLHGIDLDVRQGEFFSILGPSGCGKTTVLRLIAGFEKADAGSVFIQGRPMVKVPPHRRPVNTVFQSYALFDHLNVWDNIAFGLRLKRLRKAEINNRVKEALELVKMESLRSRFPSGLSGGQQQRVALARALVNRPAVILLDEPLGALDLKLRKEMQVELLNLHQNLGLTFIMVTHDQEEALSLSQRIAVMNQGSIEQIGTPNDIYEKPSSPFVANFIGDTNLLSGKIADVDAANIRVITEAGLEVIVKRDSHTPTGVSQNVVLSVRPEKIQLSLYKPSVQNNCFEGRLINIMYLGTHVNYLIELTPLLRIIVMQPSTVGLLPDPETPIYAWWAEDDCLALLNNQ, encoded by the coding sequence ATGTCTCAAACGATAACGCAGCAGCAAGAGGATATGACGACTTTTGAGTCGCTTGATGTTGAACTGTCTGGAGTATTTAAGTTCTTTAATAAAGAACCAGTATTGCACGGCATAGATTTAGATGTGAGACAAGGAGAATTTTTTAGTATTCTCGGTCCTTCCGGTTGTGGAAAGACAACTGTGTTACGTTTAATTGCTGGCTTTGAGAAAGCGGATGCAGGATCGGTCTTTATTCAAGGTCGTCCAATGGTTAAAGTCCCTCCTCATCGCAGACCTGTCAATACTGTTTTTCAAAGTTACGCTTTGTTTGACCATCTCAATGTATGGGATAACATTGCCTTTGGTTTGAGATTAAAAAGACTACGTAAAGCTGAAATTAACAATCGAGTCAAAGAAGCTTTAGAACTCGTGAAAATGGAAAGTTTGCGATCGCGATTTCCTTCGGGGCTTTCTGGGGGTCAGCAGCAACGAGTAGCATTAGCTCGGGCTTTAGTTAATCGTCCGGCAGTTATATTATTAGACGAACCACTAGGCGCGTTAGATTTAAAGCTACGTAAGGAGATGCAGGTTGAGTTATTAAACTTACACCAAAATTTAGGTTTAACTTTTATTATGGTAACTCACGATCAGGAGGAAGCGCTGTCATTATCACAACGTATTGCGGTGATGAATCAAGGTAGCATCGAGCAGATTGGCACTCCTAATGATATCTACGAGAAACCATCGTCGCCATTTGTAGCGAATTTTATTGGCGATACCAATTTATTATCAGGGAAAATTGCTGATGTTGACGCAGCCAATATTCGGGTGATTACCGAAGCCGGATTAGAGGTTATTGTTAAACGCGATTCACATACGCCTACCGGGGTATCCCAGAATGTAGTATTGAGCGTGCGTCCAGAAAAAATACAGCTTTCGCTATACAAGCCCAGCGTACAGAATAACTGTTTTGAAGGACGCTTAATTAATATTATGTATTTAGGAACTCACGTTAATTATTTAATTGAGTTGACCCCTCTTTTACGCATTATCGTTATGCAACCTAGTACAGTTGGTTTGTTACCAGATCCGGAAACACCCATTTATGCTTGGTGGGCAGAAGATGATTGTTTGGCTTTACTTAATAATCAATAA
- a CDS encoding ABC transporter permease: MTTEIQTSQPNDSQKIQSSRTRQNWFQALVLLAPAAIWLLLLLVLPTLIIIQLSFVPGIRPGDIVNPSGFENYLRIFDPLYLQVIKRSLLLALATTVICLAVGFPVAFWIARMVSKRWRNLLLLAFILPLWTSSLLRSYAWITILRPTGLLNTALAYFNLPTLNLLNSTEGVLIGMSYSLLPYMVLILYASLEKLDKRLLEAASDLGANSIQVFMKVTVPQILPGITAASMLVFITGLGDYVNPELLGGASSMTAARLIYNQFLGAAQNWGFGSALSTVLILLVSLAIAFLIKFGEAKPQR, translated from the coding sequence ATGACTACCGAAATTCAAACTTCCCAACCAAACGATTCCCAGAAAATTCAATCGAGTAGAACCAGACAAAACTGGTTTCAAGCTTTAGTATTATTAGCACCGGCTGCTATTTGGCTATTGTTATTATTAGTATTACCAACTCTGATAATTATTCAATTAAGCTTTGTACCCGGAATTAGACCTGGAGATATTGTAAATCCCAGCGGTTTTGAAAATTATTTACGTATATTCGATCCTCTTTATTTACAGGTAATTAAACGTTCTTTGCTTTTAGCTTTAGCTACTACAGTAATTTGTTTAGCAGTAGGCTTCCCCGTGGCATTTTGGATTGCGCGCATGGTATCGAAACGGTGGCGAAATTTACTACTCCTAGCTTTTATTTTACCTTTATGGACTTCCTCGCTACTTCGCTCTTATGCTTGGATTACAATTTTGCGTCCTACAGGTTTACTCAATACCGCATTAGCTTATTTCAATTTACCAACTTTAAATTTACTCAATAGTACTGAAGGTGTATTAATTGGTATGAGCTATAGTTTACTACCTTATATGGTGTTGATTTTATATGCTTCTTTAGAAAAACTAGACAAGCGCTTGCTCGAAGCCGCATCTGATTTAGGAGCAAATTCTATCCAGGTATTTATGAAAGTAACCGTACCTCAGATTCTCCCCGGTATTACAGCTGCTTCGATGTTAGTATTCATCACTGGTTTGGGAGATTATGTTAACCCCGAATTATTAGGTGGTGCTTCAAGCATGACAGCAGCAAGATTAATTTACAATCAGTTCCTTGGTGCTGCTCAGAATTGGGGTTTTGGTTCTGCTTTAAGTACGGTTTTAATTTTGCTGGTAAGTTTAGCGATCGCGTTTTTAATCAAGTTTGGTGAAGCTAAACCTCAAAGGTAA
- a CDS encoding peptidoglycan-binding protein, with translation MPYLFNETTVELNLNVKESNLIQSTGLVTPARITPPEFIQSNGIQIASTVFFSPKNEYVLRKIRSRIDSVDCTQLASKAISATKEPIIIKSVYDDDPPLKTSEIILPSTSEPSLTDAIENTPFVTPQFQQTFAGAPNQSRRRNSRRLFSRYNQRLPNLSYGNSGVSVRVLQRLLLANGYRIRIDGNFGALTETAVKAFQSNRNLIIDGVVGQQTWRELTRK, from the coding sequence GTGCCCTACTTATTTAATGAAACAACAGTTGAGCTTAACTTAAACGTTAAAGAATCAAATCTTATTCAATCAACTGGGTTGGTTACTCCTGCTCGGATTACACCACCAGAATTTATCCAGTCAAATGGAATTCAAATAGCTTCAACAGTTTTTTTCTCACCGAAAAACGAATATGTACTGAGAAAAATCAGAAGTAGAATTGATTCTGTTGACTGCACTCAATTGGCTAGCAAGGCTATTTCTGCAACCAAGGAGCCAATTATTATAAAAAGTGTCTATGATGACGACCCGCCCTTAAAAACGAGTGAGATTATATTGCCTTCAACTTCTGAACCTAGTTTGACAGACGCAATTGAAAATACACCGTTTGTTACCCCCCAATTCCAGCAGACTTTTGCAGGAGCGCCCAATCAATCCAGACGAAGGAATTCAAGAAGGCTTTTTAGTAGATATAACCAAAGGTTGCCGAATTTAAGTTATGGCAATTCTGGTGTCTCTGTCAGGGTATTGCAGCGGCTGTTATTAGCCAACGGCTACCGCATTCGCATTGATGGCAATTTCGGCGCTCTTACAGAAACTGCTGTTAAAGCTTTCCAAAGTAACCGGAATTTGATTATAGATGGTGTAGTTGGACAACAGACTTGGAGAGAATTGACAAGGAAATAA